In Odontesthes bonariensis isolate fOdoBon6 chromosome 6, fOdoBon6.hap1, whole genome shotgun sequence, one genomic interval encodes:
- the selenom gene encoding selenoprotein M has protein sequence MWLYVLASLLHCASAYDVDLKKLDGLAKARVETCGGUQLNRLREVKAFVIQDIPLYHNLVMKHIPGADPELVLLNHYYEELDRIALSDMTHSEINELLGKLGFYKKAHQEEEVPEEFRFSPAKDSPFKDQPSYKSSTSSLDTENASSESEAEVKHTDL, from the exons ATGTGGCTCTACGTGTTGGCCAGTTTGCTTCACTGCGCCTCCGCTTATGATGTGGACCTGAAGAAGCTGGACGGGCTGGCAAAAGCCAGGGTGGAG ACATGCGGTGGATGACAGCTGAACAGACTCAGAGAG GTCAAAGCTTTTGTGATCCAGGATATTCCTCTTTA CCATAATCTGGTGATGAAGCACATTCCTGGGGCTGATCCTGAGCTTGTCCTCCTGAATCATTATTATGAAGAGCTTGAT CGGATCGCTCTGTCTGACATGACCCATTCTGAGATTAATGAGCTGCTGGGGAAACTGGGTTTCTATAAGAAGGCTCATCAGGAGGAAGAGGTGCCGGAGGAGTTCCGCTTCTCTCCCGCCAAAGACAGCCCTTTTAAAGATCAACCCTCTTACAAATCGTCCACCTCCTCTTTAGACACAGAGAATGCCTCCTCTGAGTCCGAAGCAGAAGTCAAGCACACTGACCTATAA